Proteins encoded together in one Flavobacteriales bacterium window:
- a CDS encoding NTP transferase domain-containing protein, which produces MTPEHSWCVIMAGGVGSRFWPMSRTAYPKQFLDFLGLGRTLLQQTYDRFLPLCGSERILVVTNARYAAIVREQLPDLNAWQILEEPQRRNTAPCVAYANAVIGARDPDARIIVAPSDHLVLKEEAFHDTIRLAVRQAGASDCLVTLGIMPSRPDTGYGYIQFTEGASTVHPRVKSVKTFSEKPDHATAQRFVESGDFLWNAGIFIWSLRSINKAFHDHLPEMSALFEARRKDFGTPREPEAIASIYAECASESIDYGIMEKAGNVLTVASEFGWSDLGTWGSLYTHLPKDEAGNAAIGSAVKLYGCSGNVVHAHDDRLLVLQGLEDCIVVSTNDALLVCRKRDEQQIKQFVNELTAESGERYI; this is translated from the coding sequence ATGACTCCTGAGCATTCCTGGTGCGTGATCATGGCCGGCGGCGTCGGAAGCCGCTTCTGGCCCATGAGCCGCACGGCCTATCCCAAGCAGTTCCTCGATTTCCTCGGATTGGGGCGCACGCTCCTCCAGCAGACCTACGACCGATTCCTGCCGCTTTGCGGAAGCGAGCGGATCCTGGTAGTGACCAACGCCCGCTACGCCGCCATCGTGCGCGAGCAATTGCCCGACCTGAATGCATGGCAGATCCTGGAGGAGCCGCAGCGGCGAAATACGGCACCTTGCGTGGCCTATGCCAATGCCGTGATCGGCGCTCGTGACCCCGATGCGCGGATCATCGTAGCGCCCAGTGACCACTTGGTATTGAAGGAAGAAGCCTTCCACGACACCATACGCTTGGCCGTGCGGCAGGCCGGTGCAAGCGATTGCCTCGTCACCCTTGGCATCATGCCCAGCCGGCCCGATACCGGCTACGGTTACATCCAGTTCACCGAGGGTGCGTCCACCGTGCATCCACGCGTGAAATCCGTGAAGACCTTTTCAGAGAAACCCGACCATGCCACCGCCCAGCGCTTCGTTGAGAGCGGCGATTTCCTCTGGAACGCGGGCATCTTCATCTGGAGCCTCAGGAGCATCAACAAGGCCTTCCATGACCACCTGCCTGAGATGAGCGCGCTTTTCGAGGCTCGCCGCAAAGACTTCGGCACGCCGCGAGAACCAGAGGCGATCGCATCGATCTATGCGGAGTGCGCCAGCGAGAGCATCGACTACGGCATCATGGAGAAGGCGGGCAATGTGCTCACTGTGGCCAGCGAGTTCGGATGGAGCGACCTGGGCACCTGGGGCAGCCTGTACACGCACCTCCCGAAGGATGAAGCCGGCAACGCCGCAATCGGGAGCGCGGTGAAGCTCTATGGATGCAGCGGCAATGTGGTGCATGCGCACGACGACCGCCTGCTGGTGCTGCAAGGCCTCGAGGATTGCATCGTGGTGAGCACGAACGACGCGCTCCTGGTATGCCGCAAGCGCGACGAGCAGCAGATCAAGCAATTCGTGAACGAGCTCACGGCCGAGAGCGGCGAACGCTACATCTGA
- a CDS encoding SprT-like domain-containing protein, whose translation MRASSLDALRGHLPEAAWPPVLEWLRAHPIQVRVTRPRRSKLGDYRNDFRGSSPRITVNGDLNPYAFLVTLVHEFAHHAVFLESPRAEPHGAEWKRAYQRLLRPMLSPAVVPPDVLLALTLHLRRPAASSCADPQLMRALHRHDPRPGLLLERLPERAVFGYHKALYVKGQRQRTRYRCLCLNDCRTFLMPPLIEVRAAQPLPLPAAEPIPCGPHDS comes from the coding sequence ATGCGCGCATCGTCACTGGATGCCTTGCGTGGCCATCTGCCCGAAGCCGCTTGGCCACCAGTGCTCGAATGGCTTCGCGCTCACCCCATTCAGGTGCGGGTCACCAGGCCGAGACGCTCGAAGCTGGGCGATTACCGCAACGACTTCAGGGGCTCCTCACCTCGCATCACGGTGAACGGCGACCTCAATCCGTACGCCTTCCTCGTCACCCTGGTCCACGAATTCGCGCACCACGCTGTATTCCTTGAATCGCCTCGCGCTGAACCGCATGGGGCGGAATGGAAGCGCGCCTATCAACGGCTGCTCCGACCCATGCTCAGCCCAGCTGTGGTGCCTCCTGACGTGCTGCTCGCCCTTACCCTTCACCTCCGACGGCCCGCAGCCAGCAGCTGCGCCGACCCCCAACTCATGCGCGCGCTCCACCGGCACGATCCCAGGCCCGGGCTATTGCTGGAACGATTGCCCGAACGGGCGGTCTTCGGGTACCACAAAGCCCTGTACGTGAAGGGACAGCGCCAGCGCACCCGGTACCGCTGCCTGTGCCTGAACGACTGCCGCACCTTCCTGATGCCGCCGCTGATTGAGGTTCGGGCGGCACAACCGCTGCCCCTGCCTGCAGCCGAGCCAATACCTTGCGGCCCGCATGACTCCTGA
- a CDS encoding ABC transporter permease gives MRILFHIGQYLLLLRETFMRPERLSLYWSRTLEEMDLLGVKSLGIVALLSSFMGAVITIQTKTNMDSPLIQAWVVGFATRQSTILEFSPTVISLILAGKVGSSIAAEIGSMRVKEQIDALDIMGVNSAGYLILPKIVATMVINPFLIMISMFLGIFSGWFAGVLTGIVQSDDFLTGIQLDFKVYHVVYALIKTVVFAFLIATVSAYQGYYTRGGTREVGVSSTRAVVFSSMAILLANLILTQMLLL, from the coding sequence TTGCGCATCCTCTTCCATATCGGCCAGTACCTGCTGCTGCTGCGCGAGACCTTCATGCGGCCTGAGCGCCTCAGCCTTTACTGGTCCCGCACCTTGGAGGAGATGGACCTGCTCGGAGTGAAGAGCCTTGGCATCGTGGCGCTGCTATCATCATTCATGGGTGCAGTGATCACCATCCAGACCAAGACCAACATGGACAGCCCGCTGATCCAGGCCTGGGTGGTGGGCTTCGCTACGCGCCAGAGCACTATCCTGGAGTTCAGCCCCACGGTGATCTCGCTGATCCTGGCGGGCAAGGTGGGCAGCAGCATAGCCGCCGAGATCGGCAGCATGCGCGTGAAAGAGCAGATTGACGCGCTCGACATCATGGGCGTGAATTCCGCCGGCTACCTCATCCTGCCGAAGATCGTGGCCACCATGGTCATCAACCCTTTCCTGATCATGATCAGCATGTTCCTGGGGATATTCAGCGGCTGGTTCGCTGGGGTGCTGACGGGCATCGTCCAGAGCGACGATTTCCTCACCGGCATCCAGCTCGATTTCAAGGTCTACCATGTGGTGTACGCTCTCATCAAGACCGTCGTGTTCGCCTTCCTCATCGCCACGGTGAGCGCCTACCAGGGCTACTATACTCGCGGCGGCACCCGCGAGGTGGGGGTTAGCAGCACGCGCGCGGTGGTGTTCAGCAGCATGGCCATCCTGTTGGCCAACCTCATCCTCACGCAGATGCTGCTGCTATGA
- a CDS encoding ATP-binding cassette domain-containing protein → MITVEGLGKRFGSVQVLEGIDAEFRKGKVNQVIGRSGSGKSVLAKCMVGLHRPEEGRVLYEGRSFHDMEPEEKRLIRQRIGMLFQGSALFDSLSVIENVMFPLRMFGTMPKGEMEDRAHSCLKRVSIIDKDALYPAELSGGMQKRVGIARAIAMEPQYLFCDEPNSGLDPQTSIVIDDLIKAITEETGITTVVITHDMNSVMETGEHILFIHKGRKWWEGSREELLNSDNKELNEFVFAGSLMRQVKKAMGG, encoded by the coding sequence ATGATCACGGTCGAAGGACTCGGCAAGCGGTTCGGCAGCGTGCAGGTGCTCGAGGGCATCGATGCGGAGTTCCGGAAAGGGAAGGTCAACCAGGTCATTGGCCGCAGTGGCTCGGGTAAGAGCGTGCTGGCAAAGTGCATGGTGGGGCTGCACAGGCCTGAAGAAGGACGCGTGCTCTATGAAGGGCGGTCCTTCCACGACATGGAGCCCGAGGAGAAGCGCCTGATCCGCCAGCGCATCGGCATGCTCTTCCAGGGCTCCGCGCTCTTCGATAGCCTTTCAGTGATCGAGAACGTGATGTTCCCGCTGCGCATGTTCGGCACCATGCCGAAGGGAGAGATGGAGGATCGCGCCCACAGCTGCCTGAAGCGCGTGAGCATCATCGACAAGGATGCGCTCTACCCGGCGGAGCTGAGCGGCGGCATGCAGAAGCGCGTGGGCATCGCCCGGGCCATCGCCATGGAGCCGCAATACCTCTTCTGCGACGAGCCCAACAGCGGTCTTGACCCGCAGACCAGCATCGTCATCGACGACCTGATCAAGGCCATCACCGAGGAGACCGGCATCACCACCGTGGTGATCACGCACGACATGAACAGCGTGATGGAGACCGGGGAGCACATCCTCTTCATCCACAAGGGGCGCAAATGGTGGGAGGGCAGCCGGGAAGAGCTTCTGAACAGCGACAACAAGGAACTCAACGAGTTCGTCTTCGCGGGCAGCCTCATGCGGCAGGTGAAGAAGGCAATGGGCGGCTGA
- a CDS encoding T9SS type A sorting domain-containing protein — translation MKKIYSTLLLSVAVAGTVSAQKTAYQGPRFTAKPSLDPAVQVGPLLGGARSTILWESDFSNASDWATSTNHAGTIPSPVEWQIGTGLVSTGQYGTPAIQSPTADNGYAMVNSDGGNNNTANLERANLTTANSFSTVGYPNVIVEFQTQYRRFNNEQTYLVVSTNNTDWPTTLEPTTDISAFNNVFYVFEPGELTQGVSPGNPTLRRINISDAAGDQPQVWVRLLFVGIWGYAWYVDDFKVMDQPPYDLVMESGFLSHTGNGEEYGRIPQNQLNPTMQIGGEYFNFGVNAVTNATVAMNVTGPTPFLSTSSPVNLASGEAGLWDESFTLPGAMGVGTYNATFGLAATETPQEDDTDNNTYLRNFEVNNDWYSLDGIGNHPAGYQSLTSVGTNSFEDAADGLVVFNYYEIATATTVYGLEIGITNASQEGAYFFPAVWDTLLNASGQLEAPLYENQDVTEITAAHIADGKVTVIFDSPYNIQPGGYFVGIKMYSSGGATNMRVIDDLTVPQPGLAAGIEIPQDQVYTNGNAYHIRLAMNSSIGIDEADELAGISIFPNPSTDGLLQFRAEQGGSFTIQVTDMLGREVLNTRTTGSSTLDLRGEAAGVYTVRVSDGKASTAQRVTLK, via the coding sequence ATGAAGAAGATCTACTCGACCCTGCTGCTCAGCGTAGCCGTTGCCGGCACCGTGAGCGCGCAGAAAACGGCCTACCAAGGCCCTCGCTTCACCGCCAAGCCCTCTCTTGATCCTGCCGTGCAGGTGGGACCGCTTCTGGGTGGCGCGCGCAGTACCATCCTTTGGGAGAGCGATTTCTCCAACGCCAGCGATTGGGCAACCAGCACCAATCACGCGGGCACGATTCCAAGCCCGGTAGAATGGCAGATCGGCACCGGCCTGGTCTCAACGGGCCAATACGGTACCCCGGCGATCCAAAGCCCCACTGCAGACAATGGCTACGCCATGGTGAACTCCGATGGCGGCAACAACAACACCGCGAATCTGGAGCGTGCGAACCTGACCACAGCCAACTCCTTCAGCACCGTCGGTTACCCCAACGTGATCGTGGAGTTCCAAACGCAGTACCGCCGCTTCAATAATGAGCAGACCTATCTGGTTGTGAGCACCAACAACACCGATTGGCCAACCACGCTCGAGCCGACCACGGACATCAGCGCCTTCAACAACGTGTTCTACGTGTTCGAGCCTGGTGAACTCACGCAGGGCGTTTCTCCGGGCAATCCTACGCTGCGCCGCATCAACATCTCCGACGCCGCTGGCGATCAGCCGCAGGTATGGGTGCGCCTGCTCTTTGTCGGCATCTGGGGTTACGCATGGTACGTCGATGACTTCAAGGTGATGGACCAGCCCCCTTACGATTTGGTGATGGAGAGCGGTTTCTTGAGCCACACCGGCAACGGCGAGGAGTATGGCCGCATCCCGCAGAACCAGTTGAACCCCACGATGCAGATCGGTGGCGAGTACTTCAACTTCGGTGTGAATGCCGTGACCAACGCCACCGTGGCAATGAACGTCACCGGCCCGACACCCTTCCTGAGCACCAGCAGCCCTGTGAACCTTGCAAGCGGTGAGGCTGGGCTTTGGGATGAGAGCTTCACGTTGCCGGGCGCCATGGGTGTCGGCACTTACAACGCGACCTTCGGGCTTGCCGCTACGGAGACCCCGCAGGAGGACGACACGGACAACAACACCTATCTGCGCAACTTCGAAGTGAACAACGATTGGTACTCGCTGGATGGCATCGGCAACCACCCTGCCGGCTACCAATCGCTGACCTCCGTTGGCACCAACAGCTTCGAGGATGCCGCTGATGGCCTGGTGGTCTTCAACTACTATGAGATCGCCACGGCCACCACCGTCTATGGTTTGGAGATCGGCATCACCAACGCTTCACAAGAGGGCGCTTACTTCTTCCCTGCTGTTTGGGACACGTTGCTCAACGCTTCCGGCCAATTGGAGGCACCCCTCTACGAGAACCAGGATGTGACCGAGATCACTGCCGCGCACATCGCCGATGGCAAGGTGACGGTGATTTTCGACAGCCCGTACAATATCCAGCCCGGAGGTTACTTCGTCGGCATCAAGATGTACAGCAGCGGTGGGGCCACCAACATGCGCGTCATTGATGACCTCACTGTTCCCCAGCCCGGCCTGGCCGCTGGCATCGAGATTCCGCAGGATCAGGTGTACACCAACGGTAATGCTTACCACATCCGCTTGGCCATGAACTCCTCGATCGGCATCGACGAAGCCGACGAGCTCGCTGGCATCAGCATCTTCCCGAACCCCAGCACCGATGGCTTGCTGCAGTTCCGTGCGGAGCAGGGCGGCAGCTTCACCATCCAGGTCACGGACATGCTGGGCCGCGAGGTGCTGAATACCCGCACCACCGGCAGCTCCACCCTTGACCTTCGTGGAGAAGCCGCTGGCGTGTACACCGTGCGCGTGAGCGACGGCAAGGCCAGCACTGCGCAGCGCGTGACGCTGAAGTAA
- a CDS encoding T9SS type A sorting domain-containing protein — translation MNQRYFLLPALLVAGGAMAQWANSVPARKDFRAATPSRDHIQSIPAQENDSRDGGDVIWSEDFANGLDGNNGVGAWTVSGPNGAIWRRKTTGPLGAYTGVTQIIQSTTAANGFMMFNSDSANCTWVGNTPTALPTDQFTAWEGSLESPVLDLSATPYVELQFQQRLRYCCDNAPHYVEVSTDGGATWPNRFAVSADIAVNAVSPTQTRKVNLSCAIEGNPSSVKIRFRHDGDMGTSHYQWQVDDVKIVELYDADLRVVSASASAFDLDLAATYDSLRYSLFPFNQLRPVPLNMTVLNNSTIPQDGTVANFTVTRSGTTVLNQDQSLGTFPLCPAEQKVWVNPSFTPPAEVGTYDVAFAISATNPDLTPADNTGSASFGVSQYDYARDLGTITSFEDGAGDGSVLILGNTFYIANATNLYAARVALNTGSEIGAIITAELRDVSQADFPIIATSEEVVVAQSMLGGNGSSNFTNINFNPPVALDAQMDYMLTVHCYGNIRIGNNGNSEEQTSFIYYISPTQGEDWFYTTTTPMVRMSFDPTASVGDFTSSAGVGLGQNIPNPSRNSTVIPYTLDKGASVVIELHDVSGKLVKRIAEGFRPAGSYRSQLSTQDLTEGLYLYTLRAGDVTLTKRLSVER, via the coding sequence ATGAACCAACGTTACTTCCTGCTCCCTGCCTTGCTGGTTGCTGGCGGCGCTATGGCCCAATGGGCGAACAGCGTACCGGCCCGCAAGGATTTCCGCGCCGCGACGCCCTCTCGCGATCACATTCAATCCATTCCTGCCCAGGAGAACGACAGCCGCGACGGCGGTGACGTGATCTGGAGCGAGGACTTCGCCAACGGGCTGGACGGCAATAATGGAGTCGGCGCCTGGACCGTTAGCGGCCCCAACGGCGCGATCTGGCGCCGCAAGACCACGGGTCCGCTGGGCGCTTACACTGGGGTCACGCAGATCATCCAGAGCACCACGGCTGCCAACGGCTTCATGATGTTCAACAGCGACAGCGCCAACTGCACTTGGGTGGGTAACACCCCAACCGCGCTGCCAACAGACCAGTTCACCGCATGGGAAGGCAGCTTGGAATCGCCCGTTCTCGATCTGAGCGCCACGCCTTACGTGGAACTCCAATTCCAGCAGCGCCTGCGTTACTGCTGCGATAATGCACCGCATTATGTGGAAGTGAGCACGGATGGCGGCGCCACCTGGCCCAATCGGTTCGCGGTGAGCGCTGATATCGCCGTGAACGCGGTGAGCCCCACCCAGACTCGCAAGGTGAACCTGAGCTGCGCCATCGAAGGCAACCCGAGCAGCGTGAAGATCCGCTTCCGCCACGACGGCGATATGGGCACCAGCCATTACCAGTGGCAGGTGGACGACGTGAAGATCGTGGAGCTCTACGACGCCGACCTTCGCGTGGTAAGCGCCTCTGCCAGCGCTTTTGACCTCGACCTGGCCGCGACCTACGATTCGCTCCGCTATTCCCTGTTCCCCTTCAACCAGCTTCGCCCTGTGCCTTTGAACATGACCGTGCTCAACAACAGCACCATCCCGCAGGACGGCACCGTGGCGAACTTCACGGTGACGCGCAGCGGCACTACGGTGCTCAACCAGGACCAGAGCCTCGGCACTTTCCCGCTCTGCCCTGCCGAGCAGAAGGTCTGGGTGAATCCTTCATTCACTCCGCCCGCTGAGGTCGGCACTTACGACGTGGCCTTCGCCATCTCCGCCACCAACCCGGACCTGACCCCTGCTGACAACACCGGTTCTGCCAGCTTCGGCGTGAGCCAGTACGATTACGCGCGTGACCTTGGGACCATCACCAGCTTCGAGGATGGCGCTGGCGACGGCAGCGTGCTGATCCTGGGCAACACCTTCTACATTGCCAATGCAACCAACCTGTACGCCGCCCGTGTGGCCCTGAACACGGGTTCCGAGATCGGCGCCATCATCACGGCCGAGCTTCGTGACGTGAGCCAGGCCGACTTCCCGATCATCGCTACCAGCGAGGAGGTCGTGGTAGCGCAGTCGATGCTCGGCGGCAACGGCAGCAGCAACTTCACCAACATCAATTTCAACCCGCCCGTGGCACTCGATGCCCAGATGGATTACATGCTCACCGTGCACTGCTACGGCAACATCCGCATCGGGAACAACGGCAACAGCGAGGAGCAGACCAGCTTCATCTACTACATCAGCCCCACCCAGGGCGAGGATTGGTTCTACACCACCACCACCCCGATGGTGCGCATGAGCTTCGATCCGACCGCCAGCGTGGGTGATTTCACTTCCTCTGCGGGCGTTGGACTGGGTCAGAACATCCCGAACCCCAGCCGCAACAGCACGGTGATCCCTTACACCTTGGATAAAGGCGCCAGCGTGGTCATCGAGCTGCACGATGTGAGCGGAAAGCTGGTGAAGCGCATTGCAGAGGGTTTCCGCCCTGCAGGCAGCTACCGCAGCCAGTTGAGCACGCAGGACCTCACCGAGGGCCTGTACCTCTACACCCTGCGCGCCGGCGATGTGACCCTGACCAAGCGCCTGAGCGTAGAGCGCTAG
- a CDS encoding T9SS type A sorting domain-containing protein — MRNLIILPFAALVLGQTAFAQSRQSTCFWGEDFELGIPADWSTNQVERQTSTGSGLGEFVPAFIAGTSTDADANGYFDVADMPVGNRFAMANDDAPPCNCDLDSAVLATPVIDLSGIFNAALDLRVHHTQALGGGEAWIDFSINGTDWQPFELIPAGPGWQRLTFSMNLLGGISTLQLRFRWSDSGAWASGFAVDDLCIRETLVHDLAVTKVRIGDESVSPFTTGGNGVGYRLLPLEQSRPLSVSADLHNVGSAPLYNALVTVTAQQNGTDHGPFQSATIDTLLSGERITVFVQTDWAPDALGEVTYTAVANSPTGEEDPNDNQSVATITITGPGWDDGYGAMAIDAGVVEGAARSNEGFIAALRFELVNEGSTARGISAVIDPNSQVGQEVRGILMDGNFSFIDTTLRHAISPADIEAALLGLPLYLPFPTPPVLSAADHFAGLQRLVGSGSVGVLTSGTGPIGAAAFMEGLTFDIDWLTAMPMVRLHLSDYGVGVAYRPSTAPGSRIYPMPVHDRAVVEHAFSGSGQARVVVRDAAGRELLREELGAIQKGAQSIGLDLSPLANGAYMLQIEEGQLVTGLKMVVAR, encoded by the coding sequence ATGCGGAACCTGATCATTCTGCCCTTCGCGGCGCTGGTGCTCGGGCAAACCGCTTTCGCGCAATCGCGCCAATCCACCTGCTTCTGGGGCGAGGATTTCGAGCTGGGCATTCCTGCGGATTGGAGCACGAATCAGGTCGAGCGGCAGACTTCCACCGGCAGCGGCCTCGGCGAATTCGTCCCGGCCTTCATCGCGGGCACGTCGACTGACGCGGATGCGAATGGCTATTTCGATGTGGCGGACATGCCCGTGGGCAATCGCTTCGCCATGGCCAACGACGATGCGCCACCCTGCAATTGCGACCTCGACAGCGCGGTGCTGGCCACGCCCGTGATCGACCTCTCCGGCATCTTCAATGCAGCACTGGACCTCCGTGTGCACCACACGCAAGCCCTCGGCGGCGGCGAAGCATGGATCGACTTCAGCATCAACGGCACGGATTGGCAGCCTTTCGAGCTGATTCCCGCCGGTCCAGGCTGGCAGCGGCTCACCTTCAGCATGAACCTGCTCGGAGGCATCAGCACCCTTCAGCTGCGCTTCCGCTGGAGCGATAGCGGCGCTTGGGCAAGCGGCTTCGCAGTGGACGACCTCTGCATCCGGGAAACCCTTGTCCATGACTTGGCAGTGACGAAAGTCCGCATCGGCGATGAATCCGTTTCGCCCTTCACGACAGGCGGGAACGGGGTCGGTTACCGCTTGCTCCCCTTGGAGCAATCCAGGCCACTGTCCGTTTCTGCTGACCTGCATAACGTAGGGAGCGCCCCGCTGTACAACGCTTTGGTCACCGTGACGGCGCAGCAGAATGGCACAGACCATGGCCCGTTCCAGTCCGCAACCATCGACACCTTGCTGAGCGGGGAACGCATCACGGTGTTCGTTCAAACCGATTGGGCGCCGGATGCATTGGGTGAAGTGACTTATACGGCCGTCGCGAATTCGCCTACTGGCGAGGAGGACCCGAACGACAATCAGTCCGTGGCAACCATCACGATCACCGGCCCGGGCTGGGACGATGGCTACGGCGCCATGGCGATTGATGCTGGTGTCGTGGAAGGTGCAGCGCGCAGCAACGAGGGCTTCATAGCGGCCTTGCGCTTCGAATTGGTGAACGAAGGCAGCACCGCCCGTGGAATCAGCGCTGTGATCGATCCGAATTCTCAGGTGGGCCAGGAGGTGCGCGGCATCCTCATGGACGGCAACTTCTCCTTCATCGACACCACATTGAGGCACGCCATAAGCCCGGCAGACATCGAGGCCGCATTGCTAGGACTGCCTTTGTACCTGCCGTTCCCAACGCCCCCAGTGCTTTCTGCTGCCGATCACTTCGCTGGTCTGCAACGCCTCGTAGGCTCCGGATCCGTGGGCGTGCTCACCAGTGGCACCGGACCAATCGGGGCAGCCGCCTTCATGGAGGGCCTCACCTTCGATATCGATTGGCTCACCGCCATGCCCATGGTGCGATTGCACCTCAGCGATTATGGCGTGGGGGTGGCGTACAGGCCTTCGACGGCGCCCGGATCGCGCATCTACCCCATGCCCGTTCATGACCGCGCCGTTGTTGAGCATGCCTTCAGTGGTTCTGGCCAGGCCCGCGTGGTTGTTCGCGATGCTGCGGGCCGCGAGCTGCTCCGGGAGGAATTGGGCGCTATTCAGAAAGGAGCGCAGTCCATTGGGCTCGACCTTTCGCCCTTGGCCAACGGCGCCTACATGCTCCAGATTGAGGAAGGCCAGCTGGTCACCGGCCTGAAAATGGTCGTTGCCCGCTAA